Sequence from the Penicillium oxalicum strain HP7-1 chromosome IV, whole genome shotgun sequence genome:
TCTCGGCAAGACACAGGCATAGTGTGTTTCATAAATCGTTAGACAACGAGGAACGATTTGATCAAGAACAAAGCATGAAAGAACGCAGAAATCCTGAATCATTCGCAGCCTACTCTAGGACCTTTGCGGCCGTGCTGTCGGCCACCGTCAAGCATTATATACGGGTCAATCTCACAATTGTCAactttttccctcccttcgTCAGTGGTAACAGACGCGAGCACTGAGCGGTCTATAATTTACTCCTGAAAGACGCCGCAAAGCTGCCAAGAATCTTGTCCCCTACCTTAGAAGCAGAAGACCTGATCTTCGAGCTTGCTGACAGGACGAGCCTTGGTGTAACCGAGGGACTCGGTGGCCTTCTTCATGGCGCTGACCATGGGAGGGGGGCCGCAGAGGAGAATCTTGACATCGTTGGCTGGAGCAGGGAGGCGTTCCTGGTTGCAAAGTCAGCTGTaatgatcatcatggcaaAGACTCTTGGTGGCTTGCTTACCTTGATCATGTCGGGGGTAACGAAGCCAACACCGCCAGTCCAACCCTCAGGGGGGTTGTTCAAGACGTAGTAAATGTTGAAGTCCGCGTCTTCTTGGGCCAGTTTGTCCAGCTTCTCCTTCAGCAGAATATCCTCGGGGTTGACGTTGGCAAAGATCAGGTCCACCTTGGTGGTGTCATTACCACCATTACGGGGGCGGTTGCGAATGATTGCCTCGATGACCTGGAGCATCGGGGTGATACCGGTACCGCCGGCGATCATGCCAATGTGGCGGCACATGTTTGGAGTGTACACCATGGCACCCTTGGGGCCCCGGACCTTCATGGTCTGCCCAATCTTGAGCTCGGCGAGGTGCTTGGAGATGTTACCCTGGGGGTAGGCCTTGACCAAGAGATCGAAATAACCCGCCTCATTGTCAGACGAAATAGGGGTGTATGACCGAACGACCTCCTTGGGCTGACCAGGGATGGTGGCAGCGAGAGAGATGTGCTGACCGATGGGCAGACCAAGGATATCGGTGGGACGGGGCAGAGCAAAGCGGTAGATGGCGACATTGTGCGAAATCTcattcttctccttgagaaCAAACTCCTGGAACTCGGTCGGGTTCAGGACCTTGCGCGGCTCTGCAATGGACGTCACACAACCCTGATTAGCTTTGAGACTTTTTCCGACCACTCGGGGGAGTAAGCCCGCGCGCGGTCGGGGAGCACGTCGGGattcggggggggggaggggcgAAGATGGTGCGACATACTGCTGCTTCCACCAGTGAACAGAGCTACGCTCGTCATGACGGCGGCCAATGCGACCGCATAGGTCAGATACTCGGGCTTGACGGCATAAACACCGGCGACCAGAATGGCCGAGGGCACGAAAGCTGTGCCGACGTTGGCAGCGCTAAAGCGTTGGAAGAAAGCATGATGTTAGTCCATTGAGCGAGGCTCGCCGTGCCACCATTGCACCTTGCATCGGCCACAAGCCGCCAAATCAGTAGTCACATACCTCATTTtcagagaaggaggaggggagtgTGAGGTAGAAAAGGGATGCGGAGGGAAAGAGGAGGCGGGATCTTCCCGTTAAGACGAAGTTGGGAGGGTCACGAGCTTCTCCACGGAACTCCGGACATTCACAAGTCGAAAGCTGTCGACTGGACAATTCGCGGCCGAGCAAGAGACCCGCACCGCTTGGGGAGAGTTGAGGAGAAGCTGACACTCTCCTGATCCATTCCGTCCGCTCATTGCCTACTTGGAAGCTCATTTGACGATCAGCCAGAGCATCCAGGGAACCTCAAACCCTGGTTTTTGTTCTCCGTGGAATCGATAGTTACAGGTGTAAGAGTCCGTCCATCCATCGCTCGAGCCTCACGTAGGCCTATATCTAGTAGAATTGACCTGATTGTTGACATCGCAACAGTTACCGTCTACTGATCGTGAGGATGGCGCAACCGCCCGCATTTAATTTGACACCGCTGGATGTCCAGCTACTGGCGATGACCGACGAGGAATTCGTCCCTCATAGCTGGGACGATCTTCGAGACATTATCGGTAAGTTGCGCAGCTCGGCTTGATGAATTCCATTCTACGAGACTGCCTTTCCGGTCAGTTCGCAATCACCGCGGAAGCGAGACATGCAGCCTGTCTGTTTGTTGTGTCCGAATCCGTGTCTTGCTTCACCTAGATGATTATCATTCCGTTCGCGCTGAATAACTCTCCCCCGCCATTGCAGAAGCTAACAGCAAGTCATGTATGGTCAGCACGGAATGATCTCGGCGCCCTCAAGCGCAGACCTTCCGACCTGCGCCGGTACCTGGCTTGGACAGCCGAGACCAAGGCCAAGTATGGCTCCATGATGAACTATATCTGCCAGGAGCGCCTGCGCTGGACCTTCTCAGATTCGACCGAGCCGGCAACGGTAGGCGTTCCCAACGGAAATGCGCACCCGCCCAACGGGGCAGCAACGGCAGGGTCGTCCTCATTAGCGGCGACAATAGCCTCAAGTGGGCCCATTACATTCAACAATTCACGCCCATTTGCCGATCCCGCAGACTACAAGATTCTGCGGAATGACTGGCCATACGGGCTTGATGCGGGTATCTCGCACTTGGTCGTGTGGCTGCGAACGCGGATCCCGGTGCAGTCAGAAGAGGGTCATTTGACGGATGAATCCCGCGCCATGATCGACGACTTCGTGGAGGAGACCTTTGTCAGACGCTTGGCCGAGGACCCCAAGAAGAGATTTCCCAACCCGCAATCTCAGGTGCTCTGGTTCAAGAACTGGGTGGGCTTGCAGAGTGTCCGAGCGTTGGAGCATGTGCATATCCTGGTGAGGGATGTTCCGGAGGAGATTCTGATCGAATGGTCTGGCGAAACTGCCATATGACGAGATTACAAGAAGCCCTCAAATGCGTGATTGGGGTCCCTAGAAATACAAAAGCGGCATTTGCAACCTCATGAGTTACACAAATAAAACGGGAGAAGGATGCAATCCTAGAATTATGAAACGGTAAGGATGAAAGAAGTTACTCGGTATCACAAACGCCACTCCCTCGCCACGTTCAACACGTgaggaaattcaaaaatAATCGACATCCAAGCCCACTGGTCATGCGTGGTCTCATGCCTTTTGTCCTTCGACAAACTTGAGGGCTTCTTCGCGCGAGACTACGTCAATGGTACTGGCCTTTTGGCTGAAGCTGACGCCGTAGCACTTCTCAGCCACATGCAGCATCTCGGGACGGAAGGTCGTGCAGATGAATTGCCCATTGGTAGAGTCTGAGATAGACTGTAGCATCTGAGCGACGGCCGTCCGATACTGTGCGTCCAAGTTGGCGTCGATCTCGTCAAAGAGGTAGAATGGCGCGGGATCGCACGCTTGGATAGCAAACACCAGCGCGAGAGCACACAGACCTGAAGAATCAAGAATTGTCAGAGAACTGGTCGACCACACACTCGTAGTTGACCACTGGGATGGGGAAACTTACTTTTTTGTCCACCACTTAGTTGCTGGATACGTTGTTGATCGTCGTGTTTGCTGTTAAAGCTGACGCTGATGCCGACACCGACGTAGTTTTCAACGCTTTGTCGagcttcttcgtcttcggaGTCAAGCTCATCATCGCCACGAGCAGTGCGATCGGTCTTGCGCTGAATCACCAAGCGTCCACGACCAGCGGGCAcgagcttctcgaagacAGTGGCGAACTCTCGAGAGACCTGTTTAAATGTTCTTTCAATCGCTTCGTCTTTGCGCTGGTCCAGAACAGAAATTAAGTCATCGATGGACTTCTGCGAGGCATCCAGTTCCTCGCGGCGGCTAGTAAGGGTCTCCCGCTGCTTGGTAAAGCTGTTGTACTGTTCGAATGCCTTCTTGTTGACATGGGAGTATTTCTTCAACGCCTCATTGGTCTTGTGGAGCTTCTTCACCACAGCGTTGGAATCAGTGTTTTTGTATTTAGTGAATGCTTCATCTGGCAAGACACCAAGATCACGGATGTTCGCCGCGCACTCCGCAGCTTGTTTGGTTAAAGCTGCCTTCTTCTGCATGCTCTTCTCCATGCGTCTCTGGTGCTTTTCGATCGAGCGAGCCAAATCTTCCATCCCACGACGCATGTCTGCGCTGCGCTGCTGCAAATCGCTCACCTTGGCGGTAGCCTCTTCAATGGAGGAATCGGTTTGGCTGAGGCGACTGTTAAGTTTCTCTAGAGCCTTGCTCAGACGCTTCTGCTCCCGTTGAGTCTCCTTCAGGTTACCCTGcacttcctcctcggccatgTCCACATCTTGGTTCTGAAGTTGATCGAGACGGGGGTTCAGGTTCTCTCGGAGCTCAACTTCAAGCACCGACTTGCGCGCTTCAAGTTCGCTCCGTTGGCGCGACAACTCTTGATACTGCTTCCGAAGCTCTTGCACCGCTCCGCTCAGACTCTCCAGTTGGGCCTCTTCTTCGTTGGTCAGGGCTTTCTGGAAAGGCGACGACATTTCACCCTGGAAAGCATTCACTTGGTCGTTGAGAGCAGCCAAGTTAGACTCAACGTTGCGAAGCGCACGACGCTTGGCATCGAGGGTGTCGgtctttttctgcagaagatcTCGCTTGCCGCGGAGCTCTTGTCGCATAGGACCGCTGCTATTTTGAACTTGATGCTTTTGTTGCTCCAACTTTTGTAGCTCACCGACAGCTTTGGTGATGAGCtggtccagcttctccagtTCTTTTCGGATCTCCCCGCCGCGATTGCGTTTAGACTCGTACTCATCTCTCCATTTAGCCACGTTCTTCACAGCATCCAGTCGTGACTGGCGTGAGTCGTGATAACCACCAGTCAAAGCTCCGCGTTTGTCGGAACGGTCTCCTTCGGGAGTAATTGCATTGACGCCATGGCTTCGAGCATATTGTGCGGCTACTTGCAAGTTGGGACAGATGATCGTTTTCCCAAACACATGCTGGAATGCTCGCTCGTAGGCTGGGTCGAACTGTATTTTGTCGAGCATTGGAATAGTATCACTTGCCCGAGGCATGTTCATGGGCTTGGATCGCAGCCGATTCAATGGCATGAACGTCACACGGCCGGCCTTCTCTTTCTGCAAAATCTCCAACACTTTGGTCGCAGTCTCATCATTGTCGACAACGTAGTGAAACAAGCTTTGGCCTGCTGTCACCTCAACCGCAGTTCGGTATCTGTCATTGACATCAAAGAGTTCCGCCAAAGTGCCATAGACGCCTTCAAGATTATATTGACGTTTGATACGGCGGACGGCCGCAAGGCCTCGGCTTGTGTTGTTGTCCATCATTTGGGAGAGGCTGCGCTCGGATCGTTCCATCTCTTGCGACGCGCTTGAGAGAACAGAATCAAGCTTTGCTTCCTCTCGCCACAATTCCCTAACGAAAAGAGTAAGCATATGAGAGCACGATAAATATTCCAGATGTGGGAAACCGACTTTCTTTGGTCCATCAATCGATCCCGCTCATCCTTGGCATCCTGGATCTGCTGGTCAACAGAGTGCATCGTATCACCACGACCGTCAATTTGCTTTCGTAGCCGCTCGGTCTCAGGCTCGAGCAGAGCGATCTCCTCTTCAAGCTCTCTGATGTCTTCTTGAGTCTGCGCCACGACGCCTTGCACATTGGCAATGGATCGATGGGTCTCTCGGATCTCCATTTGCAACCACTTGTCTCGCTCGGTCTTGTTCCTGAAGCGAGAGTTGCGACCTTGTTTAGCATACAGACGTTGACGAGAAGTTTCCGATTCTGTGAGGCGAGCTTTCACcgcgtcttcctcatccttggAAGCATTGAAACGTGGCAAGAGGTCTTGgagctcttcctcgcgcTCTTGAATGGCACTCTGTACGGCTTCAAGGTCGCTGTCGTGGCGCGACTTGAGTGCCAGTGCAGCTGCCTGATTATCGGACAAAGCTTTGACACGAAGCTCGATTTGTGCCAAGGATTTTGATGCTTCACGTCGCTCGTCTTCCAGTTGCGCTTTATCCACCTTGAGGAATTCGATCTGCTGACGGAATTCAGCAATCTCAGCGTCGATCTGGGCAATTGCCTTTTCCCCTTCGACAAATTGGTCACGATTGTTGTCCGCATCTTCAACCCCGTTCTGCCTTTGCTCTTCAAGGTTTTCGAGAACATTGGCAATCTCATGTTGTTCGCGAGAGTAGATCGTGTACTCGAGACACCTGCGTTCTTTATCTTTTTCCTGATAGCTTCGCAGCTcgtccttctcttcttcaagctcTGCTAGCCGTTCGTTGATGTAATCTAGCAGCTCGTCGATCTTTTCACGCTTGCTATTCGTCTCTTGCATAATCTTCAACGATTCGGCACGTCGAGCTTCGTATACCTGAGTACCGGCAACCTCCTTCAGCAACACAAGCCGCTCCGAGTCTTTCATGTTTGTCAATGCAGTGACACGACCTTGAGGGACAATGTAGTAAGGGTTCGAGCGGGAAAAACCGGCGGATTCGAGGAGATTCATAACATCATTCTTCGTCGCATTTTTCCGGTCGAGCGTATActcatctttcttgattcCGATCGTTCGGCGTAGGACGAGTTCTGGCTTGCCTGTTGGGAATCGGTCATCCGAGTTGTCAAAGATAATCTCAACGTACGCCGACATCACAGCCGAGCCCGAGCCTTCCTACACATCATCAGTATTGACCTGCCTCATCATAGATTGAAATGTGAACACACGTGTAGCAGGGCCTGGCGTTCTTCTCTGCCAAGGTGGGTATAGGCATCGCTTAGAACGAAGCGAATAGCCGCAAAGAAGTTACTTTTGCCAGATCCATTGCGACCGACAATCACATTGTGTTTGGGTGAAAAGGGTTCAATAACCGTCTGGTCCTTGTAGCTACATCCACCGATGAGTTAATGTGAGCCGCGCCGATACACTGGGTTCGTTGACGTGTAATCGCATACCTCTTGAAGCCTTGGATGATAATCTGCTTCACATACATCTTGAGGGAACGCGTGACGCGATGATCAAACAGAAAAGCGCATTACGCAGTTAAAGCTGCGAGGCTGTGCGCAAATGTCTGAGCTGAGCTAGCTCGCCGAGTGAGTGGGTGTCTTCTTCCCAAGAGACTATCAAATTGTACTTTCGGAACCTGCTGCGTCGCGACGAGCCCAAGATGGTCTACGCGAAGGGCGAGATTAGCGCGTCTCCGTTGGCGCGGGGTTCTGCCGGGCGGTGGGAAGATTATCcacagaaaaaaagtaaatGCGGGCACTTTTACCCCCTCCATCGTGGAAATAATTTCACGGATTTATCGCCGATCATGAGCTCCAATCAAGCGCCTGCGGATGCGCCGGGTCTCGCCGATGGCCTTCAGCCATCGTACACCTATGTACCAAATCAAGGGTACATTCAACCTGAGCAAAGCGCCCCAGCCGTCGCGGGGCAGGAATCCGCCGAACAAGAAGAGCCTCAgcaggacgaggacgatgaatATTATGACGATATCttcgaggaagaagagctcgaccaagaagatttTCAATCTTCTGACCCATCTGATCTGACAAAGGCCTACAATCGTCAGCGGAAACTGAACGACCTTGCTGCCGACCCGAATGCGCCGAAGTGGACTTATCCCAAGATGAACACTCAGAAGCCTACCGTGAACACATACGCTTCAGTCGACGACCAGGTGAAATCTCTCACTCGACATGCCGCCAAGATCAAACTTGACGACCAACAAGCCGGTCTGTCCGGTGGAAGTGGACGAGGTGGAGATCGTGCGGACCGCGCGACGTCGGAGCAAGTGCTGGATCCACGCACTCGAATGATTCTTCTGCAAATGATCAACCGCGGGCTCGTCTCTGAGATTCATGGCTGCTTATCCACCGGAAAGGAGGCCAATGTATACCATGCCATGTCATTATCAGACGATGATCCTGACGCTGCCCCCGAGCATCGCGCAATCAAGGTCTACAAGACCAGCATTCTAGTCTTCAAGGACCGCGACAAGTACGTGACAGGTGAATTCCGATTCAGACAAGGATACAACAAGAGCAACAACCGTGCCATGGTCAAGCTGTGGGCCGAGAAGGAAATGCGCAACCTGCGAAGAATTCACTCTGCTGGCATTCCGTGCCCAGAGCCCATTTTCCTACGTCTCCACGTCCTTGTCATGGGCTTCCTCGGTAGCTCAAAAGGTCTCCCTGCGCCTCGCCTGAAGGACGTTGAATTCGACATCGCAGAGCCTGAAACACGCTGGCGATCATTATACTTGGAATTGCTGAGCTACATGCGCGTGATGTACCAAACTTGTCGTCTGGTCCACGCCGATCTCAGCGAGTATAATATTCTGTACCACAAGCAAAAGCTTTACATCATTGATGTCAGTCAAAGTGTAGAGCACGACCACCCACGCAGTCTGGAGTTCCTTCGCATGGATATCAAGAACGTGAGCGATTTCTTCCGTCGAAAGGGAGTGGACACATTGCCGGAACGCACCATCTTCCAATTCATTATCTC
This genomic interval carries:
- a CDS encoding NADH-cytochrome b5 reductase 1, coding for MSAANVGTAFVPSAILVAGVYAVKPEYLTYAVALAAVMTSVALFTGGSSKPRKVLNPTEFQEFVLKEKNEISHNVAIYRFALPRPTDILGLPIGQHISLAATIPGQPKEVVRSYTPISSDNEAGYFDLLVKAYPQGNISKHLAELKIGQTMKVRGPKGAMVYTPNMCRHIGMIAGGTGITPMLQVIEAIIRNRPRNGGNDTTKVDLIFANVNPEDILLKEKLDKLAQEDADFNIYYVLNNPPEGWTGGVGFVTPDMIKERLPAPANDVKILLCGPPPMVSAMKKATESLGYTKARPVSKLEDQVFCF
- a CDS encoding Serine/threonine-protein kinase RIO1; the protein is MSSNQAPADAPGLADGLQPSYTYVPNQGYIQPEQSAPAVAGQESAEQEEPQQDEDDEYYDDIFEEEELDQEDFQSSDPSDLTKAYNRQRKLNDLAADPNAPKWTYPKMNTQKPTVNTYASVDDQVKSLTRHAAKIKLDDQQAGLSGGSGRGGDRADRATSEQVLDPRTRMILLQMINRGLVSEIHGCLSTGKEANVYHAMSLSDDDPDAAPEHRAIKVYKTSILVFKDRDKYVTGEFRFRQGYNKSNNRAMVKLWAEKEMRNLRRIHSAGIPCPEPIFLRLHVLVMGFLGSSKGLPAPRLKDVEFDIAEPETRWRSLYLELLSYMRVMYQTCRLVHADLSEYNILYHKQKLYIIDVSQSVEHDHPRSLEFLRMDIKNVSDFFRRKGVDTLPERTIFQFIISPEGPADVTQGNEAIFEEIEKLYTARAEGGNQEDEEVDTAVFRQQYIPQTLEQVYDVERDAEKIRDGSGADLVYGDLLATSKSKPTEAEDEEDSDASGGVSVSGSDSGDEDGDGAERDPFAKKPPRGKRFEDKESKREHKAKVKEEKREQRAHKMPKHLKKRLVSTSARKKK
- a CDS encoding Chromosome segregation protein sudA; this translates as MYVKQIIIQGFKSYKDQTVIEPFSPKHNVIVGRNGSGKSNFFAAIRFVLSDAYTHLGREERQALLHEGSGSAVMSAYVEIIFDNSDDRFPTGKPELVLRRTIGIKKDEYTLDRKNATKNDVMNLLESAGFSRSNPYYIVPQGRVTALTNMKDSERLVLLKEVAGTQVYEARRAESLKIMQETNSKREKIDELLDYINERLAELEEEKDELRSYQEKDKERRCLEYTIYSREQHEIANVLENLEEQRQNGVEDADNNRDQFVEGEKAIAQIDAEIAEFRQQIEFLKVDKAQLEDERREASKSLAQIELRVKALSDNQAAALALKSRHDSDLEAVQSAIQEREEELQDLLPRFNASKDEEDAVKARLTESETSRQRLYAKQGRNSRFRNKTERDKWLQMEIRETHRSIANVQGVVAQTQEDIRELEEEIALLEPETERLRKQIDGRGDTMHSVDQQIQDAKDERDRLMDQRKELWREEAKLDSVLSSASQEMERSERSLSQMMDNNTSRGLAAVRRIKRQYNLEGVYGTLAELFDVNDRYRTAVEVTAGQSLFHYVVDNDETATKVLEILQKEKAGRVTFMPLNRLRSKPMNMPRASDTIPMLDKIQFDPAYERAFQHVFGKTIICPNLQVAAQYARSHGVNAITPEGDRSDKRGALTGGYHDSRQSRLDAVKNVAKWRDEYESKRNRGGEIRKELEKLDQLITKAVGELQKLEQQKHQVQNSSGPMRQELRGKRDLLQKKTDTLDAKRRALRNVESNLAALNDQVNAFQGEMSSPFQKALTNEEEAQLESLSGAVQELRKQYQELSRQRSELEARKSVLEVELRENLNPRLDQLQNQDVDMAEEEVQGNLKETQREQKRLSKALEKLNSRLSQTDSSIEEATAKVSDLQQRSADMRRGMEDLARSIEKHQRRMEKSMQKKAALTKQAAECAANIRDLGVLPDEAFTKYKNTDSNAVVKKLHKTNEALKKYSHVNKKAFEQYNSFTKQRETLTSRREELDASQKSIDDLISVLDQRKDEAIERTFKQVSREFATVFEKLVPAGRGRLVIQRKTDRTARGDDELDSEDEEARQSVENYVGVGISVSFNSKHDDQQRIQQLSGGQKSLCALALVFAIQACDPAPFYLFDEIDANLDAQYRTAVAQMLQSISDSTNGQFICTTFRPEMLHVAEKCYGVSFSQKASTIDVVSREEALKFVEGQKA